From a region of the Malania oleifera isolate guangnan ecotype guangnan chromosome 12, ASM2987363v1, whole genome shotgun sequence genome:
- the LOC131144629 gene encoding amino acid transporter AVT1I-like, with product MESQNQLPHTQQPAKGTTFLRTCFNGLNALSGVGILSIPYALSKGGWLSLTLLFLVAILCFYTILLLRRCMDAHPSIKTYPDIGELAFGPKGRALVSLFLYLELYLVAVEFLILEGDNLDSLFPNMVFKISGLKIKGKQGFVLLTALVILPTTWLRSLNLLAYVSAGGVLASVILVACVLCVGAVDGVGFNQRGDLLNWAGVPTAMSLFAFSYCGHAVFPTLYNSMKDRNQFPKVLLVCFVLSTISYGSMAIFGYLMYGELLKSQVTLNLPVQKISSKIAIYTTLINPLTKYAVVIMPLATAIEGKYPLRNNKSISLLIRTGLVVSTVIVALTVPFFGYVMAFIGAFLGVTVAMLLPCLCYLRIKKASQSFGLELAAIVGILVVGSVVAVIGTYTSVRQIVNHL from the exons ATGGAGAGCCAAAACCAGCTCCCACATACACAGCAACCAGCCAAAGGCACCACTTTCCTCAGAACCTGCTTCAATGGACTCAATGCCTTATCAG GTGTTGGGATTCTGTCAATTCCATATGCTCTTTCCAAAGGTGGGTGGCTGAGCCTGACGCTCCTATTTCTTGTAGCAATTCTCTGTTTTTATACAATATTGCTTCTGCGACGATGTATGGATGCTCATCCATCCATCAAAACGTATCCCGACATTGGTGAGCTAGCCTTCGGGCCCAAAGGAAGAGCCTTGGTGTCCCTATTTTTGTACCTAGAGCTGTATTTAGTTGCAGTAGAGTTCCTGATATTGGAAGGTGACAATTTGGACAGCTTGTTCCCAAACATGGTTTTCAAAATTTCTGGCCTCAAGATTAAAGGGAAGCAAGGTTTTGTGCTGCTTACTGCCCTTGTGATCTTGCCCACAACATGGCTAAGGAGTTTGAATTTGCTGGCCTATGTTTCTGCTGGTGGGGTTTTGGCCTCTGTGATACTGGTGGCATGTGTTCTCTGCGTTGGTGCTGTTGATGGTGTGGGATTTAATCAAAGAGGTGATCTTCTGAATTGGGCTGGAGTGCCCACTGCCATGAGCTTGTTTGCTTTTAGTTACTGTGGTCATGCAGTTTTCCCAACCTTGTACAATTCCATGAAGGACAGAAACCAATTCCCCAAG GTATTACTAGTATGTTTTGTTCTGAGCACAATCAGCTATGGATCAATGGCCATTTTTGGCTACTTGATGTATGGAGAACTGCTGAAATCTCAAGTGACACTAAACCTTCCTGTCCAAAAGATAAGTTCAAAAATAGCAATCTACACTACACTAATCAATCCCCTCACAAAGTATGCAGTGGTCATCATGCCACTTGCCACAGCCATAGAGGGCAAATATCCTTTGCGGAACAACAAATCAATCAGCTTGCTCATTAGAACTGGACTGGTAGTCAGCACCGTAATCGTGGCGCTGACGGTTCCATTTTTTGGCTACGTAATGGCATTCATCGGCGCGTTTCTGGGCGTCACTGTGGCGATGCTGCTGCCATGCCTCTGCTACCTTAGGATCAAGAAAGCTTCCCAGAGTTTTGGGCTGGAGTTGGCAGCAATTGTGGGGATTTTGGTGGTGGGGTCTGTGGTTGCTGTAATTGGTACCTACACTTCTGTGAGGCAGATTGTGAACCATCTTTGA